Proteins encoded together in one Urocitellus parryii isolate mUroPar1 chromosome 3, mUroPar1.hap1, whole genome shotgun sequence window:
- the Agr2 gene encoding anterior gradient protein 2 homolog, with the protein MEKISMSAFLLLVALSYSLAKETTVKPGAKKDTKDSKPKLPQTLSRGWGDLLIWTQTYEEALYKSKTSNKPLMIIHHLDECPHSQALKKVFAENKDIQKLAEQFVLLNLVYETTDKHLSPDGQYVPRIMFVDPSLTVRADITGRYSNRLYAYEPSDTALLLDNMKKALKLLKTEL; encoded by the exons ATGGAGAAAATTTCAATGTCAGCGTTCTTGCTCCTTGTGGCCCTCTCCTACAGTCTGGCCAAAGAGACCACAGTCAAACCTGGAGCTAAAAAGGACACAAAGGACTCTAAACCCAAACTGCCACAGACCCTCTCCAGAG GTTGGGGTGATCTACTCATCTGGACTCAGACATATGAAGAAGCTCTATACAAATCCAAGACGAG TAACAAGCCCTTGATGATTATTCATCACTTGGATGAATGCCCACACAGCCAAG CTTTAAAGAAAGTGTTTGCTGAAAATAAAGATATCCAGAAATTGGCGGAGCAGTTTGTCCTCCTCAATCTAGTT taTGAAACAACCGACAAACATCTTTCTCCTGATGGCCAGTACGTCCCCAGGATTATGTTTGTGG ACCCATCCCTGACAGTCAGAGCTGACATCACCGGAAGATATTCAAATCGTCTCTATGCTTATGAACCTTCGGACACAGCTTTAT